The Halobellus sp. MBLA0158 genome has a window encoding:
- a CDS encoding nascent polypeptide-associated complex protein, which produces MFGGGGMNPRKMKQMMEQMGIDVTELDAEEVVIKTADEELVFSDAQVTRMDAQGQQTYQVVGEPESRERGAGESESEGEGDAEEAGSDDGIPADDVELVAERAGVDSDAAREALEAADGDLAAAISRLE; this is translated from the coding sequence ATGTTCGGCGGAGGCGGAATGAACCCCCGGAAGATGAAGCAGATGATGGAACAGATGGGCATCGACGTCACCGAGCTCGACGCCGAGGAGGTCGTCATCAAGACGGCCGACGAGGAGCTCGTGTTCTCCGACGCCCAGGTCACCCGGATGGACGCCCAGGGCCAGCAGACCTACCAGGTCGTCGGCGAGCCCGAGAGCCGCGAGCGCGGGGCCGGCGAAAGCGAAAGCGAGGGCGAGGGCGACGCCGAGGAGGCCGGATCCGACGACGGGATCCCGGCCGACGACGTCGAACTCGTCGCCGAGCGCGCGGGCGTCGACAGCGACGCGGCCCGCGAGGCGCTCGAAGCCGCCGACGGCGACCTGGCGGCCGCCATCTCCCGACTGGAATAG
- a CDS encoding acyl-CoA mutase large subunit family protein — MFDPDDLATIREAKREWEAETLDPTLERFGERRETFTTDTGGQELERLYTPDDVADLDYGSDLGFPGETPYTRGVYPTMHRGRLWTMRQYAGMGTARETNERFRYLIDQGSSGLSMAFDLPTQKGYDSDAGMAAGEVGKAGVAIDSLRDMEVVFDGIPLDEVSTSMTINAPAAVLLAMYVAIGDKQGVDRAELRGTIQNDILKEYIARNLYIYPPEPSMRLITDVFEFCAAEVPKFNTISISGYHIREAGSTAAQEIAFTLGDGIEYVERALDAGLDVDDFAPQLSFFFNAHNNILEEVAKFRAARRLWAEIMDERFGAENPKSRQLKFHAQTGGSTLTAQQVENNVVRVAYQALAAVLGGAQSLHTNGKDEALSLPTEQSVRTALRTQQILAHESGVADTIDPLGGSYAVESLTDEIEAEAREILDAVDERGGMLAAVESGWVKRQIQDVAFERQQEIESGERIVVGVNEYQVDEEPEIDIEEVDEDDERRQKERLREVKDDRDDEAVEAALDALADAAAGDRNLVPPIVDAVKAYATVGEISDVLREEFGEYQPGF; from the coding sequence ATGTTCGACCCCGACGACCTCGCGACGATCCGCGAGGCCAAACGCGAGTGGGAGGCGGAGACGCTCGATCCGACCCTAGAGCGCTTCGGGGAGCGGCGGGAGACCTTCACGACCGACACCGGCGGCCAGGAGCTCGAACGGCTCTACACCCCCGACGACGTCGCCGACCTCGATTACGGGTCGGACCTCGGGTTCCCCGGCGAGACGCCCTACACCCGCGGGGTCTACCCGACGATGCACCGCGGGCGCCTCTGGACGATGCGGCAGTACGCCGGGATGGGCACGGCGAGAGAGACGAACGAGCGCTTCCGCTACCTCATCGATCAGGGCTCGTCGGGGCTGTCGATGGCGTTCGACCTGCCGACCCAGAAGGGCTACGATTCCGACGCGGGGATGGCCGCCGGCGAGGTGGGGAAGGCGGGCGTCGCGATCGACAGCCTCCGGGATATGGAGGTCGTCTTCGACGGCATCCCCCTCGACGAGGTGTCGACGTCGATGACGATCAACGCTCCCGCTGCGGTTCTCTTGGCGATGTACGTCGCGATCGGCGACAAGCAGGGCGTCGACCGCGCGGAACTTCGGGGCACGATCCAGAACGACATCCTCAAGGAGTACATCGCGCGCAACCTCTACATCTACCCGCCGGAGCCGTCGATGCGGCTCATCACCGACGTCTTCGAGTTCTGCGCCGCGGAGGTGCCGAAGTTCAACACCATCTCGATCTCGGGGTACCACATCCGCGAGGCGGGCTCGACCGCGGCCCAGGAGATCGCCTTCACCCTCGGCGACGGGATCGAGTACGTCGAGCGCGCGCTCGACGCCGGCCTCGACGTCGACGACTTCGCCCCCCAGCTCTCCTTTTTCTTCAACGCCCACAACAACATCCTCGAAGAGGTCGCGAAGTTCCGCGCGGCCCGGAGGCTCTGGGCCGAGATAATGGACGAGCGCTTCGGCGCCGAGAACCCCAAGTCCCGACAGTTGAAGTTCCACGCCCAGACCGGCGGTTCGACGCTGACGGCCCAGCAGGTCGAGAACAACGTCGTCCGCGTCGCCTATCAGGCGCTCGCAGCCGTCCTCGGCGGCGCCCAGAGCCTCCACACCAACGGCAAGGACGAGGCGCTGTCGCTGCCGACCGAGCAGTCGGTGCGGACGGCGCTGCGGACCCAGCAGATCCTCGCCCACGAGTCGGGCGTCGCGGACACGATCGACCCCCTCGGCGGGAGCTACGCCGTCGAGTCGCTCACCGACGAGATCGAGGCCGAGGCCCGCGAGATCCTCGACGCGGTCGACGAGCGCGGCGGGATGCTCGCGGCCGTCGAGTCCGGCTGGGTCAAGCGGCAGATCCAGGACGTCGCCTTCGAGCGCCAACAGGAGATCGAATCCGGCGAGCGGATCGTCGTCGGCGTCAACGAGTACCAGGTCGACGAGGAGCCCGAGATCGACATCGAGGAGGTCGACGAGGACGACGAGCGCCGACAGAAAGAACGGCTCCGGGAGGTGAAAGACGACCGCGACGACGAGGCGGTCGAGGCCGCGCTCGACGCGCTCGCCGACGCCGCCGCGGGCGACCGGAATCTGGTCCCGCCGATCGTCGACGCCGTCAAGGCCTACGCCACGGTCGGCGAGATCTCGGACGTCCTCCGCGAGGAGTTCGGCGAGTACCAGCCGGGGTTTTAG
- a CDS encoding pyridoxamine 5'-phosphate oxidase family protein, with protein MTDEVDPDRVRGGQMTDAEIDAYLEAQGTGILSLADGDEAYAVPISFGYEPGRAVFAFWQFRPQSRKIAFSETTERACLSVYDIESHRNWRSVLAFGPIEELSTGEWGDIGSLIDENAWSPDLTGVGRRQLSIIGYEMEIEEATGLQRVPDDAE; from the coding sequence ATGACCGACGAAGTCGACCCGGACCGGGTCCGCGGCGGGCAGATGACCGACGCGGAGATCGACGCGTACCTGGAGGCCCAAGGGACCGGCATCCTCTCGCTGGCCGACGGCGACGAGGCCTACGCGGTGCCGATCTCCTTCGGCTACGAGCCCGGTCGGGCGGTCTTCGCCTTCTGGCAGTTCCGACCCCAGAGCCGGAAGATCGCGTTCAGCGAGACGACAGAGCGGGCGTGTCTCTCCGTCTACGACATCGAATCCCACCGGAACTGGCGGAGCGTCCTCGCGTTCGGGCCGATCGAGGAGCTGTCGACCGGCGAGTGGGGCGACATCGGCTCGCTGATCGACGAGAACGCGTGGTCGCCGGACCTCACGGGCGTCGGCAGGCGCCAGCTCTCGATCATCGGCTACGAGATGGAGATCGAAGAGGCGACCGGCCTCCAGCGGGTGCCGGACGACGCCGAGTGA
- a CDS encoding acyl-CoA dehydrogenase family protein: protein MDLLDESVVPEHAREVKREAREFADEYIRPNAEEYFRSGEYPWEILEAGMDAGLVAQDISEEYGGKGYDLEEVLAINEEFYAADAGIALTLMLASFGCEIVEKYGTEEQKDEYLRPVAANEQLSGLAVSEPQTGSDMAGMTTKAEKTDEGWVLNGEKYWVGNAVEADWLTVYAKTGDGDDRYGNYSMFIVETDTPGYEAEHIPEKIGMRASKQGHIVFDDCEIPEENLVGTEGGGFYALADFFNHGRVVVGGHGIGLAAHAIEETWEFVHEREAFGRTLSEFQSTQHILADLRMEYESARALNWRAARKVKENEDAGFWAAATKTKSTEMAVKCAERGMQLHGGRSVLEEYPISRIYRDVRIPVIYEGANEIQRNLIYRQGGV, encoded by the coding sequence ATGGACCTACTCGACGAGTCGGTCGTGCCGGAGCACGCCCGCGAGGTGAAACGGGAGGCGCGCGAGTTCGCCGACGAGTACATCCGACCGAACGCCGAGGAGTACTTCCGCTCGGGCGAGTACCCCTGGGAGATCCTCGAAGCGGGGATGGACGCGGGACTGGTCGCCCAGGACATCAGCGAGGAGTACGGCGGCAAGGGCTACGACCTCGAAGAAGTGCTCGCGATCAACGAGGAGTTCTACGCCGCCGACGCGGGGATCGCGCTCACGCTGATGCTCGCGTCGTTCGGCTGCGAGATCGTCGAGAAGTACGGCACCGAAGAGCAGAAGGACGAGTACCTCCGCCCGGTCGCCGCCAACGAACAGCTCTCGGGGCTCGCGGTCTCGGAACCCCAGACCGGCTCGGATATGGCCGGGATGACCACCAAAGCGGAAAAGACCGACGAGGGCTGGGTCCTCAACGGCGAGAAGTACTGGGTCGGTAACGCGGTGGAGGCCGACTGGCTGACCGTCTACGCGAAGACGGGCGACGGCGACGACCGCTACGGCAACTACTCGATGTTCATCGTCGAGACCGACACGCCGGGCTACGAGGCCGAACACATCCCCGAGAAGATCGGGATGCGCGCCTCCAAGCAGGGCCACATCGTCTTCGACGACTGTGAGATCCCCGAGGAGAACCTCGTCGGGACCGAGGGCGGCGGCTTCTACGCCCTCGCGGACTTCTTCAACCACGGCCGGGTCGTCGTCGGCGGCCACGGCATCGGCCTCGCCGCCCACGCCATCGAGGAGACCTGGGAGTTCGTCCACGAGCGCGAGGCCTTCGGCCGGACGCTCTCGGAGTTCCAGTCCACCCAGCACATCCTCGCGGACCTGCGGATGGAGTACGAGTCCGCGCGAGCGCTGAACTGGCGGGCCGCCCGGAAAGTCAAAGAGAACGAGGACGCCGGCTTCTGGGCGGCCGCGACGAAGACCAAGTCGACCGAGATGGCCGTGAAGTGCGCCGAGCGCGGGATGCAGCTCCACGGCGGCCGGTCGGTGCTGGAGGAGTACCCGATCTCGCGGATCTACCGCGACGTCCGCATCCCCGTCATCTACGAGGGCGCGAACGAGATCCAGCGGAACCTCATCTACCGGCAGGGCGGCGTCTGA
- a CDS encoding DUF7835 family putative zinc beta-ribbon protein, producing MSKSQPTVTELTEYCDACDARTPHEVSIELKTESKKRTNRAFSREPYRVTKCHTCGDERSQRMNDA from the coding sequence ATGTCCAAAAGCCAGCCCACCGTCACCGAGCTCACCGAGTACTGCGACGCCTGCGACGCCCGGACCCCCCACGAGGTCTCGATCGAACTCAAGACCGAGAGCAAAAAGCGGACCAATCGGGCGTTCTCGCGGGAGCCCTACCGCGTGACGAAGTGTCACACCTGCGGCGACGAGCGGAGCCAGCGGATGAACGACGCCTGA
- the menE gene encoding o-succinylbenzoate--CoA ligase — translation MRDFLSHRARIEPDGEALVIAGSGDGYTFGNLDTLVDDLAGRLAAAGVEPGDHLGAVLRSRLEYVCLIHAAMRLGATLVPMGDGLTARELAGQIDAADVTSVVCGEDTEAAVIDAVSRIEGAEAGADDSDEPAADAEADTDPERESEFEFAPDSEPITVLAVDDPSTERAVALSETPAEEVTPAEWALDGTQLILFTSGTTGDPKAVRLTVENLLASAVASVFRLGFDPTDRWLVTLSLHHMGGIAPVLRMPLYGMAVVLRESFAAGPAVDDIDRYDVTATSLVPTMLDRMLDRRGTLPESLRVVLLGGAPASAELIERCQAYSVPVHPTYGMTETASQIATARPREAFAAPDSVGRPLLFTEVTVVDEAGASLPPGEPGEIVVDAPTVTPGYYGNAAATEDAFGPFGFHTGDVGVRDEDGSLTVLNRLDDRIVSGGENVDPGEVVEVLRGHSDVADAAVVGVPDAEWGERVSALVVGAGEGDPDRADLLDFARERLAAYKIPKTVAFADALPRTVSGTIDRAAVRDRLSRDDDGRAPAGRDSAPDGAADSAESSPDDDRGE, via the coding sequence ATGCGCGATTTTCTCTCTCACCGCGCGCGGATCGAGCCCGACGGCGAGGCGCTCGTGATCGCCGGGAGCGGCGACGGCTACACCTTCGGGAACCTCGACACGCTCGTCGACGACCTCGCGGGACGGCTCGCCGCCGCGGGCGTCGAGCCCGGCGACCACCTCGGCGCCGTCCTCCGATCGCGGCTCGAATACGTCTGTCTGATCCACGCCGCGATGCGGCTCGGGGCCACGCTGGTCCCGATGGGCGACGGCCTCACCGCCCGCGAACTGGCCGGCCAGATCGACGCCGCCGACGTGACGAGCGTCGTCTGCGGCGAGGACACGGAGGCGGCCGTCATCGACGCGGTCTCGCGGATCGAAGGGGCGGAGGCCGGGGCCGACGATTCCGACGAGCCTGCGGCTGACGCCGAGGCCGACACCGATCCGGAACGGGAATCCGAATTCGAGTTCGCGCCCGACTCCGAACCGATCACCGTCCTCGCCGTCGACGACCCCTCGACCGAGCGGGCCGTCGCGCTGTCTGAGACGCCCGCCGAGGAGGTGACGCCCGCCGAGTGGGCGCTCGACGGCACGCAGTTGATCCTCTTTACCTCCGGCACGACGGGCGATCCGAAGGCGGTCCGGCTCACCGTCGAGAACCTCCTAGCCAGCGCGGTCGCGTCGGTCTTCCGGCTCGGGTTCGATCCGACGGACCGCTGGCTCGTGACGCTCTCGCTGCATCATATGGGCGGCATCGCGCCGGTGCTCCGGATGCCCCTGTACGGGATGGCGGTCGTCCTCCGGGAGTCGTTCGCGGCCGGCCCGGCCGTCGACGACATCGACCGCTACGACGTCACCGCGACGTCGCTCGTGCCCACGATGCTCGATCGGATGCTCGACCGGCGGGGGACGCTCCCGGAGTCGCTTCGGGTGGTCCTGCTGGGCGGCGCGCCCGCGTCCGCCGAACTGATCGAGCGGTGTCAGGCCTACTCGGTGCCCGTCCATCCGACCTACGGGATGACAGAGACGGCCTCCCAGATCGCCACCGCGCGGCCCCGGGAGGCCTTCGCGGCGCCGGACTCGGTCGGCCGGCCGCTCCTCTTCACGGAGGTGACGGTCGTCGACGAGGCGGGCGCGTCCCTCCCGCCCGGCGAACCCGGCGAGATCGTCGTCGACGCGCCGACTGTCACGCCCGGCTACTACGGCAACGCCGCGGCCACCGAGGACGCGTTCGGGCCGTTCGGCTTCCACACGGGCGACGTCGGCGTCCGCGACGAGGACGGCTCTCTCACGGTGCTGAACCGCCTCGACGACCGAATCGTCTCCGGCGGCGAGAACGTCGACCCCGGCGAGGTCGTCGAGGTGCTCCGCGGCCACTCCGACGTCGCCGACGCGGCCGTGGTCGGCGTGCCGGACGCCGAGTGGGGCGAGCGGGTCTCGGCGCTCGTCGTCGGCGCGGGCGAGGGCGACCCCGACCGCGCGGACCTGCTCGACTTCGCCCGCGAGCGGCTGGCGGCTTACAAAATCCCGAAGACCGTCGCCTTCGCCGACGCGCTCCCCCGGACCGTTTCCGGAACGATCGACCGCGCGGCCGTCAGAGACCGCCTCTCGCGGGATGACGACGGTCGGGCGCCGGCCGGCAGGGACTCCGCGCCAGACGGCGCGGCCGATTCCGCCGAATCGTCACCTGACGACGACCGCGGCGAGTAA
- the mce gene encoding methylmalonyl-CoA epimerase, whose amino-acid sequence MPRAFDHLGIATDDGADLAATFEAVFDAPLVHEERFDGMVVRFLELESGYFEVLEPEESGTIARFLDRHGPGIHHVALRTDDVAAELAQARETGLDLIDEEPRPGAWGHEVAFLHPKSTGGVLVEYVEVGGHDGDDGASDDNADAR is encoded by the coding sequence ATGCCGCGCGCTTTCGATCACCTGGGGATCGCGACCGACGACGGAGCCGACCTCGCGGCGACGTTCGAGGCCGTCTTCGACGCGCCGCTCGTCCACGAGGAGCGCTTCGACGGGATGGTCGTCCGCTTTCTGGAACTGGAGTCGGGCTACTTCGAGGTCCTCGAACCCGAGGAGTCGGGAACGATCGCCCGCTTCCTCGACCGCCACGGCCCCGGAATCCACCACGTCGCGCTCCGGACCGACGACGTCGCGGCCGAACTCGCGCAGGCCCGCGAGACCGGCCTCGACCTGATCGACGAGGAGCCCCGACCGGGCGCGTGGGGCCACGAGGTGGCGTTCCTCCACCCCAAATCGACCGGCGGCGTCCTCGTGGAGTACGTCGAGGTTGGGGGACACGACGGCGACGACGGCGCCAGCGACGACAACGCCGACGCCCGCTGA
- a CDS encoding DUF7563 family protein — MPECQNCESFVSRDYVRVFAPEGFEDARVCPHCEDAIREGAEVREARARRVSSSP, encoded by the coding sequence ATGCCTGAATGCCAGAACTGCGAATCCTTCGTCTCGCGGGACTACGTCCGGGTGTTCGCCCCCGAGGGGTTCGAGGACGCCCGCGTCTGTCCGCACTGCGAGGACGCCATCCGCGAGGGGGCCGAGGTCCGCGAGGCGCGCGCCCGCCGGGTGTCGTCGTCGCCGTAG
- a CDS encoding bacterio-opsin activator domain-containing protein → MTSGGSADSERTGASAAAESDAREAPNTDGDVDTPEANPVVLVVDDDKDLADTCEYWLRDDFDVRLAYGGEEALEAVDEAVDVVLLDRRMPDLSGDEVLAEIDARGLDCRVAMMTAVEPDTDIVDMPFDEYLVKPVGEDDVVGTVEELLVRAEFDARVREYFALESTEAVLESRNLAELGDPDALDDLTARVQELRAERESEIRERERQLERARRINGFLRRIDQALVDATTRADIAETVCESFESAPYDGAWIARYDEAVDAVEPQATAASVVAPLADAQEASPDGGSATADPEGSFDPTRTVRAAIDDRKVVTAPVSEAHVERVLADPEPIEGQRRAVVVPVRYRDTVYGALVVYVRGAITDEERSMLGEVGETIGNGINAAESKQLLYGDTAVELVFEHTDTRDVVVDLSLEFGTTVRMEALTPSDDGVVSCYLSVEGVDAGSIMSAIAPLDAVADVRTISEESDETLVELRLTDASALVTVAELGATVESFTATDGVGELAVRVPPQSDLRALTAAVQKSFPETTVVAKREVESEVQSPSAFRKQLEEKLTDRQRDVMETALASGYFEWPRGSTAEEVADALGIAAPTFHEHLRAGERKLIESFFAETAGDRTASGDGATGSDD, encoded by the coding sequence ATGACATCGGGCGGGTCGGCCGACAGCGAGCGAACCGGGGCGTCAGCGGCCGCCGAATCCGACGCTCGCGAAGCGCCGAACACCGACGGCGACGTGGATACGCCGGAGGCGAACCCCGTCGTGCTCGTCGTCGACGACGACAAGGACCTCGCGGACACCTGCGAGTACTGGCTCCGGGACGACTTCGACGTCCGGCTGGCCTACGGCGGCGAGGAGGCCCTCGAAGCGGTCGACGAGGCGGTCGACGTGGTGCTCCTCGACCGGCGGATGCCGGACCTCTCCGGCGACGAGGTCCTGGCGGAGATCGACGCCCGCGGCCTCGACTGCCGGGTGGCGATGATGACCGCGGTCGAGCCCGACACCGACATCGTCGACATGCCGTTCGACGAGTACCTCGTCAAGCCGGTCGGCGAGGACGACGTCGTCGGCACCGTGGAGGAACTGCTCGTCCGCGCGGAGTTCGACGCGCGGGTCCGCGAGTACTTCGCGCTGGAGTCGACCGAGGCGGTGCTCGAATCCCGGAACCTCGCCGAGCTCGGCGACCCCGACGCGCTCGACGACCTGACGGCGCGGGTCCAAGAGCTCAGGGCCGAGCGCGAGTCGGAGATCCGCGAGCGCGAGCGCCAGCTCGAACGCGCCCGCCGGATCAACGGCTTCCTGCGGCGGATCGACCAGGCGCTCGTGGACGCGACGACGCGCGCGGATATCGCCGAGACGGTCTGTGAGTCGTTCGAGTCCGCGCCATACGACGGCGCGTGGATCGCCCGATACGACGAGGCGGTCGACGCCGTTGAGCCCCAGGCGACCGCGGCGTCGGTCGTCGCCCCGCTCGCCGACGCCCAGGAGGCGAGCCCCGACGGCGGGTCCGCGACCGCGGACCCTGAGGGGTCGTTCGATCCGACGCGAACGGTCCGGGCCGCGATCGACGATCGAAAGGTCGTCACCGCGCCCGTCTCCGAGGCGCACGTCGAGCGCGTGCTGGCCGATCCCGAGCCGATCGAGGGCCAGCGGCGGGCGGTCGTCGTGCCCGTCCGGTACCGCGATACGGTCTACGGCGCGCTCGTGGTCTACGTCCGCGGCGCGATCACCGACGAGGAGCGATCGATGCTCGGCGAGGTCGGCGAGACGATCGGCAACGGCATCAACGCCGCCGAGTCGAAGCAGCTGCTCTACGGCGACACGGCCGTCGAACTGGTCTTCGAGCACACCGACACCCGCGACGTCGTCGTCGACCTCTCGCTCGAGTTCGGGACGACCGTCCGGATGGAGGCGCTCACGCCGTCGGACGACGGGGTCGTCTCCTGTTACCTCTCCGTCGAGGGCGTCGACGCCGGCTCGATCATGTCCGCGATCGCGCCGCTCGACGCCGTCGCGGACGTGCGAACGATCTCCGAGGAGTCCGACGAAACGCTCGTCGAGCTCCGGCTGACCGACGCCTCGGCGCTCGTGACGGTCGCGGAGCTGGGCGCGACCGTCGAGTCGTTCACCGCGACCGACGGCGTCGGCGAGCTCGCCGTCAGGGTGCCGCCGCAGTCCGACCTCAGGGCGCTCACCGCCGCTGTACAGAAGTCGTTCCCGGAGACGACCGTGGTGGCAAAGCGGGAGGTCGAATCCGAGGTGCAGTCGCCCTCGGCGTTCCGGAAACAGCTCGAAGAGAAGCTGACCGACAGACAGCGCGACGTGATGGAGACGGCGCTGGCGTCGGGGTACTTCGAGTGGCCGCGCGGGAGCACCGCCGAGGAGGTCGCCGACGCGCTGGGCATCGCGGCGCCGACGTTCCACGAGCACCTGCGAGCCGGCGAGCGGAAGCTCATCGAGTCGTTCTTCGCGGAGACCGCGGGGGACCGGACGGCGTCAGGGGACGGCGCGACCGGGAGCGACGACTGA
- a CDS encoding putative quinol monooxygenase, translating into MIVLHATFPIDPERMDEALDHAETLVAETNEEPGVIDYRATRDVEDEHTLRFFEQYEDAAALEHHEETDHFQAFEAALPDLLAGEPEVIQFEVSEATELEL; encoded by the coding sequence ATGATCGTACTTCACGCGACCTTCCCGATCGACCCGGAGCGGATGGACGAGGCGCTCGACCACGCCGAGACGCTCGTCGCCGAGACCAACGAGGAGCCCGGCGTCATCGACTACCGGGCGACGAGAGACGTCGAAGACGAGCACACGCTCCGCTTCTTCGAGCAGTACGAGGACGCCGCCGCGCTCGAACACCACGAGGAGACCGACCACTTCCAGGCGTTCGAGGCGGCGCTTCCGGACCTGCTGGCGGGCGAGCCCGAAGTGATCCAGTTCGAGGTGAGCGAGGCGACCGAACTCGAACTCTGA
- a CDS encoding DNA mismatch repair protein, producing the protein MRLEDYWGVGPKTSERLRESMGVERAVEAIESADIRALVDAGLPRGRAVRILRRANGAAGIKMLGTRDARDVYDDLLALASEYALTAHAEDRIRVLTPLTDTDEREARLDRVLAARDAWAALDDGDRDAIRSAFDDYDDAGGTDRAAVETALKLREAGLHGGTFTALDDLDEDSLRAAAGALGTVGDDGRVAPGADDELDRLRERRDSVADLETSALDVLEAIRERGVRSFEEFRAAFVEYVAGEADVRRGRVEAAVAEDARDEADFTSTSLRALRAELDEAVDERESTVAAELRGSIESARGDVDTAVAAVSDIAFELSLGRFAAEHDLTRPALVEDGLAVVGARNLTLSGEVQPVTYAVGDHGLDAIDRDDDPAPPTGDRVAVLTGANSGGKTTLLETLAQVVLLSAMGLPVPAERAEVGQFDTVVFHRRHASFNAGVLESTLKSIVPPLSTGERTLMLVDEFEAITEPGRAADLLNGLVDLTVDQDALGVYVTHLADDLSPLPPEARIDGIFAEGLTEDLQLRVDYQPRFGTVGKSTPEFIVSRLVANARDRAERRGFEALAAAVGEEAVQRTLSDAAWNE; encoded by the coding sequence ATGCGACTGGAGGACTACTGGGGCGTCGGCCCGAAGACGAGCGAGCGCCTCCGCGAGTCGATGGGCGTCGAACGCGCCGTCGAGGCCATCGAGAGCGCGGACATCCGCGCGCTCGTCGACGCCGGACTCCCGCGCGGCCGCGCGGTCCGCATCCTCCGCCGGGCCAACGGCGCCGCGGGGATCAAGATGCTCGGGACGCGCGACGCCCGCGACGTCTACGACGACCTGCTCGCGCTCGCCAGCGAGTACGCGCTCACCGCCCACGCCGAAGACCGGATCCGCGTCCTGACGCCGCTCACCGACACCGACGAGCGCGAGGCGCGCCTCGATCGCGTGCTGGCCGCCCGCGACGCGTGGGCCGCCCTCGACGACGGCGACCGCGACGCGATCCGCTCGGCCTTCGACGACTACGACGACGCCGGCGGGACCGACCGCGCGGCCGTCGAGACGGCGCTGAAGCTCCGCGAGGCCGGCCTCCACGGCGGGACGTTCACCGCCCTCGACGACCTCGACGAGGACTCGCTGCGCGCCGCGGCGGGCGCGCTCGGGACCGTCGGCGACGACGGACGCGTCGCGCCCGGCGCGGACGACGAACTCGACCGCCTGCGGGAGCGCCGCGACTCCGTCGCCGACCTGGAGACGAGCGCGCTCGACGTCCTGGAGGCGATCCGCGAGCGCGGCGTCCGGAGCTTCGAGGAGTTCCGCGCGGCGTTCGTCGAGTACGTCGCGGGCGAGGCCGACGTCCGCCGCGGGCGCGTCGAGGCCGCCGTCGCCGAGGACGCCCGCGACGAGGCGGACTTCACCTCGACGTCGCTGCGGGCGCTCCGGGCGGAGCTCGACGAGGCAGTCGACGAGCGGGAGTCGACCGTCGCGGCCGAACTCCGCGGGTCGATCGAGTCCGCGCGCGGGGACGTCGACACCGCGGTCGCGGCGGTCTCGGACATCGCCTTCGAGCTCTCCTTGGGCCGCTTCGCCGCCGAGCACGACCTGACGCGCCCGGCGCTCGTCGAGGACGGCCTCGCGGTCGTGGGCGCGCGCAACCTCACGCTCTCGGGCGAGGTCCAGCCCGTCACCTACGCCGTCGGCGACCACGGCCTGGACGCGATCGACCGCGACGACGACCCGGCGCCGCCGACGGGCGACCGCGTCGCGGTCCTCACCGGCGCGAACTCCGGCGGGAAGACGACGCTCTTGGAGACGCTCGCGCAGGTCGTCCTCCTGTCGGCGATGGGACTGCCGGTCCCCGCAGAGCGCGCCGAGGTCGGGCAGTTCGACACGGTCGTCTTCCACCGCCGGCACGCCAGCTTCAACGCCGGCGTCTTGGAGTCGACGCTGAAGTCGATCGTTCCGCCGCTCTCGACGGGGGAGCGGACGCTGATGCTCGTCGACGAGTTCGAGGCGATCACCGAACCGGGACGCGCCGCCGACCTCCTGAACGGGCTCGTCGACCTGACGGTCGATCAGGACGCCCTGGGCGTCTACGTGACCCACCTCGCCGACGACCTCAGCCCGCTGCCGCCCGAGGCGCGCATCGACGGCATCTTCGCGGAGGGGCTGACCGAGGACCTCCAACTCCGGGTCGACTACCAGCCGCGCTTCGGCACCGTCGGGAAGTCGACGCCGGAGTTCATCGTCTCCCGACTGGTCGCGAACGCCCGCGACCGCGCGGAGCGCCGCGGCTTCGAGGCGCTCGCGGCCGCCGTCGGCGAGGAGGCCGTCCAGCGGACGCTCTCGGACGCGGCCTGGAACGAGTAG